The sequence CTGGCAACTGGATCGGCACAGACCAGGCGGGAAATGTCATGCCATTCGAGACTGAAGCTCCTCCTATGAACGTCCAACCTGGTGGTCAGAGATTCAaagttgatgaggagaacaaATATATTGAGTGGATGGACTTTTCATTTTACCTCACCTTCACTCGAGACACCGGTATGAGGCTGTACAATGTTAAGTTCAAGGGCGAGCGAATAATCTATGAGCTTGGTCTTCAGGAGGCTATTGCTCATTACGCCGGCAATGATCCTGTTCAATCTGGAACTGCCTATCTTGACACGTGTGTAACAATGGAGACTATCACCACCCGAATTATTTGACTGATACCTCTCTACAGCTATTACGGCTTCGGTCCTTATGCGTTCTCGCAGGTTCCGGGTTTCGACATGCCTCTCTACGCCTACTGCATGAACACTAGCTTCCACGCTTCTGAACTCTCAACTGTGAGTGCATAAGTGATTTGGCATTTTAGAAAGGAGTTATTAACAAGCCGTCGTTCAGTCTCATCGATGTGGTATCTCCATCTTCGAGGCCGACCAAAACTACCCTATTCAGCGTCACTCCAACATGAACTATGTCTCCGCCACTAAGAACATTGCTTTAACGCTCAGAAGTATTAGCACTGTTGGTAACTATGATTACAAGTGAGTTAACTCTTTTAGTTGGGGAGTTAATGGCTGATATGGGTTTTAGCTTCGATTATAACTTCTACTTGGACGGCACCATTGAAACTGTTGTGCGAGCTTCTGGTTACATACAGTCTGCTTTCTACGCCAACAACACCGAATATGGCTATCAGATTCACGACTCTGTAAGCCTCGTACGTACTGAAATAGAAGAGGACTGACAAATCAAAGCTTTCTGGTTCGATGCACGACCACGTCCTCAATTTCAAGGTTGATTTTGACATCGCAGGTGTTGAGAACACTTTGGTGAAGCACATCGTCGAGCCAAAGGAGATCAAGTACAAGTGGAACAACCTTACTCGCTCTACTATGCACTTGGtcaggaaggagattaccaatgaggatgagggcaAGATGGTACATCTACTCTGCGTCTTGTTTCACATTGGATTGCTAATAAAACTTCTTCAAAGAACTGGTCACACAACGGCCAGGAGCAGGTTGTTATTGTCAACAAGGATGCTCCCAACAAATACGGAGAGCCAAAGGGTTACAAGATTATGCCCAGCCGAGGTGGATCCGGTATGCATTTGACTATCATCAACTCTAGCAATCTTTTCAACTCTCAAGGTAAGTCATAGGCTTTTATCAATAATTCCATGGGGCTGATATGGTCGGTATTTTAGGTTTCGCTACCCATCAATACTATGTCCTAAAGCGCAAGGACTCGGAGTTGAGGGCGTCCAACGCTTGGAATGACTATGACACCGAGCATCCCATGGTAAGTATTGGATCTCACTGTGACGAGAAAAGGCGGTAGTAAAGTGCGAAATGTTAGGTCGATTTTAGCAAATAttttgatggagaagacATCGAGCAGGAGGACATTGTCATGTACTTCAACTTGGGTATGCATCATGTCCCTCACACTGGGGACTTGCCCAATGTGAGTACAGTTTATCTCCCATTCTTTACCTTCACTTAAACTTAAGACACCTGTCTCCATTCAGACTGTCTTTTCTACCGCCCAAAGTGGCATGATGATCCTCCCTCACAACTACCTTCTCTCCGATCCCTCCCGCCAGGCTACGCAGCAGATTCGTATCGATTACAATAACAACTCTACTACGGATGTGTACTCCTGGGATAGCCAAATCGCTGCCGGCAAGCTTGACTTCGTGAGTGTTCACCACAACGTTGTTTGGAATGGAAAGCTGCAAGCTAACTTGTGAAGTCTCAAATCACTTGGGACCCTTACACTTACGACGGGGATGTCTCCGTTCGCAAGTTCCCCTATGACCGTGAGCCGAACCTTCAGCCTTCCATCTTTGGATTTTGTTTGGATTTTGTTAACCAGCCTATCTCATTGTTCAGCTCGAAACCCATTCAATCACAGTAAGTAACGGTGCTTTCATGGGGATGCTCTATTGAAGTGACCTGTTCTGCCCTGCAGCTGAATCTATTGTATAAAAACTATAAATATTTTATAACCGTCTCGGAAGCTCATAGAAGGAGTACGTAAAAAGAAAGTAAAAGAAGAGCGTAAAAGTTTGGGAAATAGTGGTCATCTGTTATTATAATCGCCATTCTTTCGTATAATTTACTTTATTAGTCGACAACTTGAGACTCATTCAATGCTCAAATATTAATGCGGTTACTACAAGAGAAAAGGTATCTGATTGAGATGTTGTATTGCGATGTCTGTGCACTGCTGTACGAGCGAAACTATTAAGTACGCACGCATGTTGTGCTTAGCATAAGAAGTAAGAACGGTGAACGGTCAACAGTGAACGGTGGATAACCGACGGTGGTGGCTTCCGATATCGGAGAGCCCGTCGTTCGACTTCCGTCCCGTTTCCATCGCTTAAAAACAAAGTCCTTCTGATACGGCGCGTATAGTCGAAAAGCTCAGGGTCATATATCCTGCTGTACGTACACACTGTAGAGGACTCCTCCAGTCAGGCGGATTCACCACTAGCTATCAAAGTAATATTATACGCTTTTTCACGCACTATAGTAGCGGGCGGTAGTCGACGAAATAAGTGATCCCCATGCAATAAAATAACTGTCTATAGACGTATACTCCTGACTCGGCCGGGATTGTTTTGAGTGCCTATACTCGTACTAAAAGGGAGCGTCACGTGACCTGATACATGCTGAACAACAGTGAAATGTTTCGGACGCGAACCTCGCTATCGATAGATTCTCCGCTTCATCTGTTTGTCCGCCGCCCGATAAGACAGCAAGAGTGTATATGGAGCTATCAAACATTTTCTGTTGCATGCCAGGACGAACAAAATGTCATTTCCTATCGTGATATTTAGGGCAATCAAGCGCCAGCGCAGTATGTACtcgttcatcatctcaacGGATATCGTCATGGCGTGCAGAACTTATGGCTGATCAATCTTTCCTTTATGCAGTTCGTGATTTAAGTACGACTTGTTATTGCCAAACCCCTTGCAAACCTGGAGGTCCTTCATCGCCATCATTAGGTGCCCGTGCTGAAAGCACAAACCCCCAAGGGGCTAGAGTTGGACAGAGGTCTCGCACACAGTCAATGCCGGATATAGCGCCAAAATTGCGAGGGGCTACGAATGAGATGATGTGGTATCTGCAAAGAGACTCAAAATGGCAGCCACAGGAGAGCAAAGGACTGAATTTACTAGATAGATTAGATAGGCCAGTACGTAGAGTCAAGAGTGACAACAGAGGTGTGAATAGACGAGAGAGTTCATGGGAACCTCCGGAGGGGAAGCCTAGAGCAGTCATAGGAATGTCTCCGTcatgggaagagagagcgaCGGGAAAGCGAGTAAGTATTGAAAGAAATCAAGTAGTAAACCGTGGTTGAATTCTTACTGGTATTGTAAACAGGTCGTGTTCATAGGTATCGACATGAACACTGCCTTACCAAAAATATTCGCCACTAAAACACCTGTGTATCGATCTTCGGGCCTCTCAATACGTGCATTCCCCGCTCAACTACTACCGCCTCGGCCGGCACCACCCTTCCCATTAGATCTGGTTTCCAAGACAAGACGCGAGAATCCATGTGTCTACCTATCAATCATCACCAGCAAAAATCAGGTCTCGAAGTTGGCCGTGGAACGTAATAGGGTTCGCCGGCGATTGAAAGCAGCATGGGACCGGGTAATCAATGAAGGCAGTGAAGGCTGGCGGCTTGTATCTCCAGGTATGTAGCCATCTCTCAATTTGGTCCATCACAGTATCAGATACCCGAGCCAAGGGTTCCAGGCGAGATTCGGCAATGGCGATTATGCAATCACGAAATTTTTTCGGTCGACCGTAAACGAAGGATCTTGCTGATTCATCTTTATCAAATTCTCTCGTAGATTACGCTTACGTCGTTTCGGTGAATGGAGAGGTGCATGACGCGGAATTCGAGTCAATTGTTCAGGAAGTGGCGACAGGGTTGCGTTTTTTGCAACAAAGGAGgccaaaggagatgagTAGACGGAGTGGAAGTGGCATGGTACCAGAGCCAAAATACATATCCCGAATAAAACTACAGACTGAGGGGATCGGCAGAGAAATCTCTGGGGGTGTTTAGATGGCGCATGTATGCAGTTTTTTCCTGAAAAAGAGAACGTGAACTATGGATGATTTATCTCTGCACTACGGTCCGACTCGCGGTACGTACAGTGAGTCCGATAAACGCAAACGGCAAAAGTGCTTGATTACGGAATTCTGCAGGATTTTACCGGGCGACTTCGGCAGGTTTCTGCGTGGTTCCATAAATGGCGATATCCCCGCTCGGATCGCGCTTCCTTGCCCCTCGTCAATCTATTTAACCACCGCCAATCTCTTCtattttctctttcgcttcttcatccaaaaACATCCATTGATAATACAATTCACAATGGCCACCTACGCTCTTCCCCAGATCCAGAAGCCTGCGCCGTGAGTATACCCTCTACACTCTGGAGCGTTGGGTGCCGTTCGGCCAATTCGGCCGACTACGCGTCCTGCGTAAACTTACGCCCATGGCATCCCGGTTTCCCAGACTGCTTTCATACGAACAATTTGCTGACTGCCCATCTTTAGCAACTTTGCTGGTACCGCCGTCAAGGAAGGTTCTTTCGAGGAGATCAAGCTTGCAGACTACAAGGGCAAGTGGTAAGTCGTACTTTTGTTCTTATCTATCGGAGCTGCTCGCTTACtcattatttttttttttttttcccacAGGACCATCCTTGTCTTCTACCCCATGGTAAGTTTATATGTTGCCGCCCAGTCTAGTTTTTGAATCTTacgtttctttttgttcCATTTGGTTTGGTTTGTCATGTAGGACTTCACCTGTACGTCTTGACCTTTTAATTTCGCTTTATCCTCGCGGGTCGTCGGTTGTTGACTGTACCATTTTACAAGTCGTTTGCCCCACTGAGATCCTTGCTTTCAACAAGGCCCTCGACCAATTCGCCGCTATTGGTGCTGAGGTCATTTGTGTCTCCACCGACTCTGAGTTCACCCACCTTGCCTGGTCTCAGACCCAGAGGAGCGAGGGTGGTCTTGGCCCTGACCTCAGGTTGACCTTGGTGAGTatcttgtttttgtttctttttccaagaATCTTCGTTCACGTAATTGACCATGTTCACAGCTCGCCGACCGAAACCACGCCGCTGCCAAGGCCTACGGTGTCCTTCTCCCTGAGGAGGGTGTCGCTCTCCGAGGCACCTTTTTCATCGACCCCAAGGGCACTCTCCGTGCCATGCATGTCCACGATCTTCCCGTCGGCCGATCCGTCGAGGAGACCATCCGTGTCATCAAGGCCTTCCAATTCACCGACGAGCACGGTGAGGTCTGTCCCGCCGGTTGGGAGGAGGGCAAGGACACCATCGACACCTCCAAGCCCTCTGCTTACTTCTCTAAGCAGTAAGCTTTTCGTCACTTTTTGAGACTTTGATTTAGAGCCGttagaaggagaagattagAAGTGCAACTGGGTGGAATTAGAGTTACGCTAGACGGTACAGTGCTAGATGCCACTCTGTTCCAGTTCTCCCAAAGGCCCGTGTCGattcttccatttttctgTGCTCATTCCGTGAAGTAAGATCAGTTCTAAAGCCCATGAATTTGCAGGGCCGAAGTTGAAGCTATGACAATCGATGTCGCGACAACGAAAAGGACCGCCGACGAATCACCAGCAGGAAAAAATGCGTCGAAGAAGCCAAAAGCGTGAAAGGCACAGCAGTATCATTCAGGGCTTTAAAGTAATAGTACAGGTATTATTAAACCACCAGATACAGACCGCATAGGCGAACGTATCATTGCGATAATGGACATTAGACTGACCACTTGCAACCCCAAAACGATTATTATCCGATAAATGCATTTCACGTTCCTCCATCTAGTCCAGCTTTTCATGCTCTAATGCCAAGGGTTCAATCTTGGCCTCCGGTTGGGCGTtctttggagaagaaggggcgGCGGGAACAGGTGTTGTGCCTACAAAAGCGTCAAGACAAGTCCGAACTTAGACATGTGTACTCACTCGCAGGAGAAGGTGCCAATAAACTCTGTATGATTTCTTGCAAAGTATTCAATACACATCTACAGATAGCACCCCAAGCACCAGAGCTTACAGAGCCTTAAAATGAACAATATCAGCCACAGTAGCCACATTGGCCTGATTATGCTTACCAATAGGAG is a genomic window of Cryptococcus tetragattii IND107 chromosome 7, whole genome shotgun sequence containing:
- a CDS encoding ribonuclease P protein component, giving the protein MSFPIVIFRAIKRQRIRDLSTTCYCQTPCKPGGPSSPSLGARAESTNPQGARVGQRSRTQSMPDIAPKLRGATNEMMWYLQRDSKWQPQESKGLNLLDRLDRPVRRVKSDNRGVNRRESSWEPPEGKPRAVIGMSPSWEERATGKRVVFIGIDMNTALPKIFATKTPVYRSSGLSIRAFPAQLLPPRPAPPFPLDLVSKTRRENPCVYLSIITSKNQVSKLAVERNRVRRRLKAAWDRVINEGSEGWRLVSPDYAYVVSVNGEVHDAEFESIVQEVATGLRFLQQRRPKEMSRRSGSGMVPEPKYISRIKLQTEGIGREISGGV